A region from the Gemmatimonadota bacterium genome encodes:
- a CDS encoding tetratricopeptide repeat protein: protein MSPGDPTARWERVTELFGELLALDPEDRGPFLEQLRGSDAALADELRSLLEHHEGPGAVDAAPEALIADAFSSFSAEPRTPDRVGPYRVERVLGFGGMGAVYLGERADADFQQRVALKLVRVGFDSPSLRDRFLRERRILARLEHPNIARLVDGGLTEEGTPYFAMEFVDGVPVHRFADDRQLSIEERLRLFVQVCDAVEHAHRQLVVHRDLKPANVFVTRDGTIKLLDFGVAKLLEEEDSEAPRTRPTERWLTPEYASPEQIRGEPATTACDVYALGVLLYELLTGHRPFGFGSAAPHQVSEVILGRDPERPSTAVVRTETRNTGDGRTIEITPDEVGRARGLPPDRLRRRLSGDLDTIVLKAMQKDPGRRYGGAADLAQDLRNHLTGRPVTARPDSWTYRWGRALRRNRLAAGLAVAAAAALIAGMLGTAWQARRARAEASLAASERDRAARVADLMVEMFRLSDPGAVNGQTVTAREVLDQGAARILSDFTDEPALQADLLIEVGQIYDNLGLIEESARHFERALELRSALYDDDDPRIATAVLQVAHARIEQGRPEEALELGKRGIAVLRSRGQEQAAEPQLAYALMDLGMAHTLLGQPDESIGAYTEATHILEASETPDRAALARAVYFLADAAHSKGDFELADSLFEAAVRRFREGGGEPTPELGASLMNLGSIRLFRGQADEAERLMRQALEVRRTLYGDFHPSTAESLNGLANALQYLNRYDEARTMAEASVVAADSVWGRSHMSSVNARTVLGAILLQGFPGPDAVRVLEEADQGLTAEFGEGNARTIANRITLGQAYAVAGERERARELWRRLLATSDENLGPEHPFHAFLGLELARQAFDDGDLDRSAAGASDARDLVARVLRPDHRFALGAERLLGRIWMERGQLAAADSVLRRVWALEVEEGSDPREAAVTETLLADVALRDGRLEEAAARGAHALGTLREVAPAGSVRLAEAQSVFGAVLAAQGRVAEARPLLRDGAEGLRSALGPRSPRVRKAAQRRGSSPPPPGPLP, encoded by the coding sequence GTGAGTCCAGGCGACCCGACGGCGCGTTGGGAGCGCGTCACCGAGCTGTTCGGAGAGCTGCTTGCTCTCGATCCCGAGGACCGAGGGCCTTTCCTGGAACAGCTGCGGGGGAGCGACGCGGCCCTCGCGGACGAGCTGCGTTCCCTGCTGGAACACCACGAGGGTCCTGGAGCGGTGGATGCCGCGCCCGAAGCCCTCATCGCGGATGCCTTCTCGTCGTTCTCGGCGGAGCCGCGTACTCCGGACCGGGTGGGACCCTACCGGGTCGAGCGGGTCCTCGGATTCGGTGGCATGGGTGCCGTATATCTCGGCGAGCGCGCCGACGCGGACTTCCAGCAACGCGTCGCCCTCAAGCTCGTGCGGGTCGGCTTCGATTCCCCGTCCCTGCGGGACCGCTTCCTGCGCGAGCGCCGCATCCTGGCGCGCCTCGAGCACCCGAACATCGCTCGACTCGTCGACGGCGGGCTCACGGAAGAGGGCACGCCCTACTTCGCCATGGAGTTCGTGGACGGCGTGCCCGTCCACCGGTTCGCGGACGATCGGCAGCTGAGCATCGAGGAGCGGCTGCGACTCTTCGTCCAGGTGTGCGACGCGGTGGAGCATGCCCACCGGCAGCTGGTGGTGCACCGCGATCTGAAGCCGGCCAACGTGTTCGTCACGCGCGACGGCACCATCAAGCTGCTCGACTTCGGCGTGGCCAAGCTCCTCGAGGAGGAGGACAGCGAGGCGCCGCGCACGCGTCCCACCGAGCGTTGGCTCACGCCCGAGTACGCGAGCCCGGAGCAGATTCGTGGCGAGCCGGCCACCACCGCGTGTGACGTCTACGCGTTGGGAGTGCTGCTCTACGAGTTGCTGACCGGACACCGTCCCTTCGGCTTCGGGAGCGCGGCTCCTCACCAGGTGAGTGAGGTCATCCTGGGGCGCGATCCCGAGCGCCCCAGCACGGCGGTGGTGCGCACGGAGACGCGCAACACCGGAGATGGACGGACCATCGAGATCACGCCGGATGAAGTAGGCCGAGCGCGCGGGCTGCCTCCCGACCGACTGCGACGGCGCCTTTCGGGAGACCTGGACACCATCGTCCTGAAGGCCATGCAGAAGGACCCCGGTCGTCGCTACGGAGGAGCGGCGGATCTGGCCCAGGATCTCCGCAACCACCTGACCGGTCGCCCGGTCACGGCACGACCGGACTCCTGGACCTATCGCTGGGGTCGGGCGCTGCGGCGCAACCGCTTGGCGGCTGGCCTGGCCGTCGCGGCCGCTGCGGCGCTCATCGCCGGGATGTTGGGGACCGCCTGGCAGGCCCGACGCGCGCGCGCCGAGGCGTCCCTCGCCGCCTCCGAGCGGGACCGGGCGGCGCGGGTGGCCGACCTGATGGTGGAGATGTTCCGACTCAGCGATCCGGGCGCCGTGAATGGGCAGACCGTCACTGCGCGCGAGGTGCTGGACCAGGGAGCCGCTCGCATCCTGTCGGATTTCACCGACGAGCCCGCCTTGCAGGCGGACCTGCTGATCGAGGTCGGGCAGATCTACGACAACCTCGGCTTGATCGAGGAGTCCGCGCGTCATTTCGAGCGCGCCCTGGAGCTGCGCAGCGCTCTCTACGACGATGACGACCCCCGCATCGCCACCGCCGTGCTGCAGGTCGCGCACGCGCGCATCGAGCAGGGCCGGCCCGAAGAGGCGTTGGAGCTGGGGAAGAGGGGGATCGCGGTGCTCCGCAGCCGCGGCCAGGAGCAGGCGGCGGAGCCGCAGCTCGCCTATGCGCTGATGGATCTGGGCATGGCGCATACGCTGCTGGGGCAGCCGGACGAAAGCATCGGGGCGTACACGGAGGCGACGCACATCCTGGAAGCGTCGGAAACCCCGGACCGGGCCGCGCTGGCGCGCGCCGTGTACTTCCTCGCGGATGCGGCCCATTCGAAGGGAGACTTCGAGTTGGCGGATTCGCTCTTTGAGGCCGCCGTACGACGCTTCCGCGAGGGGGGCGGTGAACCGACGCCCGAACTGGGTGCCAGCTTGATGAATCTGGGGAGCATCCGGCTGTTCCGTGGGCAGGCGGACGAAGCCGAACGGCTCATGCGGCAAGCGCTGGAGGTACGCCGGACGCTCTACGGGGACTTCCACCCGTCCACTGCGGAATCGCTGAACGGGCTGGCCAACGCCCTCCAATACCTGAACCGCTACGACGAAGCGCGCACCATGGCCGAGGCCTCGGTCGTGGCCGCCGATTCCGTCTGGGGCCGCAGCCACATGTCGTCGGTGAACGCCCGCACGGTCCTGGGCGCGATCCTCCTGCAGGGCTTTCCTGGGCCCGACGCCGTTCGGGTGCTGGAGGAGGCCGATCAGGGGCTCACGGCCGAGTTCGGGGAGGGCAACGCGCGGACCATCGCCAACCGCATCACCCTGGGGCAGGCCTATGCGGTCGCCGGCGAGCGGGAGCGGGCCCGGGAGCTCTGGCGGCGGCTCCTGGCCACGAGCGACGAGAACCTCGGGCCCGAGCACCCGTTCCACGCCTTCCTCGGGCTGGAGCTGGCCCGCCAGGCCTTCGACGACGGGGACCTGGACCGGTCGGCGGCGGGAGCCAGCGACGCCCGCGATCTGGTCGCGCGGGTGCTGCGCCCGGATCACCGCTTCGCCCTCGGGGCGGAGCGCCTGCTGGGGAGGATCTGGATGGAGCGCGGCCAGCTCGCGGCGGCCGATTCCGTGCTTCGGCGGGTCTGGGCGCTGGAGGTCGAGGAGGGATCGGATCCCCGGGAGGCGGCTGTGACGGAGACCCTGCTGGCCGATGTGGCCCTCCGCGATGGGCGGCTCGAGGAGGCGGCCGCCCGCGGGGCCCACGCGTTGGGGACCCTGCGAGAGGTGGCCCCGGCAGGGTCGGTCCGGCTGGCCGAGGCCCAGAGCGTCTTCGGGGCGGTCCTGGCGGCCCAGGGACGGGTCGCGGAGGCGCGGCCCCTGCTCCGGGACGGGGCAGAGGGCCTGCGAAGTGCCTTGGGGCCCCGGAGCCCCCGGGTGCGAAAAGCGGCGCAACGCCGCGGATCTTCACCCCCGCCACCAGGACCATTACCTTAA
- a CDS encoding sigma-70 family RNA polymerase sigma factor yields MESVDVTQLLAEATAGDGAAIDRLLPIVYDELRELAGRHLRRERDDHTLNATALVHEAYLRLVRVDRMEWQGRAHFFAMASRLMRRILVDHALARKAQKRGGGQPMADIDGVSVAVSDEVEDVLALDEALSRLGEVSERQCRVVECRFFGGMSMEETAEALGISPATVKRDWAVARAWLNRELS; encoded by the coding sequence GTGGAATCCGTCGACGTGACCCAATTGCTGGCCGAAGCGACCGCCGGAGACGGTGCCGCCATCGACCGGCTGCTGCCGATCGTCTACGACGAGCTACGGGAGTTGGCGGGCCGGCACCTGCGGCGCGAGCGGGACGATCACACCCTGAACGCGACCGCACTGGTCCACGAGGCCTACCTGCGGCTGGTGCGGGTGGACCGGATGGAGTGGCAGGGCCGGGCCCACTTCTTCGCGATGGCGTCCCGACTCATGCGGCGCATCCTGGTCGACCACGCCTTGGCTCGGAAGGCGCAGAAGCGGGGCGGCGGCCAGCCCATGGCCGATATCGACGGAGTCTCGGTCGCCGTCTCGGACGAGGTGGAGGATGTGCTCGCGCTGGACGAAGCGCTCTCCCGACTGGGCGAGGTGAGCGAGCGGCAGTGCAGGGTCGTGGAATGTCGGTTCTTCGGAGGCATGAGCATGGAAGAGACCGCCGAGGCGCTCGGGATCTCCCCCGCCACGGTCAAGCGCGATTGGGCGGTGGCGCGGGCCTGGTTGAACCGCGAGCTCTCCTGA
- a CDS encoding class I SAM-dependent methyltransferase, with the protein MTHSVRQHLGIEIDTYDATIRRYIPGYESMLEEASRVVQAAGARRALDLGAGSGSLSAALLARAPTVSVDLLDVDEAMLELARARLARHGDRARFVARSFLEPIPPADAVMASLALHHVPTLAEKEALYGRIFDALPSGGVFVCGDVTIPQTRSERDATYREWVDHMVTSGIDEERCWTLFDEWAREDTYFPLDQELEALGRAGFDARLMWRLGPTTVWMGQRS; encoded by the coding sequence TTGACCCATTCCGTCCGACAGCACCTCGGGATCGAGATCGATACCTACGACGCCACCATCCGGCGCTACATCCCGGGCTATGAGTCCATGCTCGAAGAGGCGTCGCGCGTGGTCCAGGCGGCCGGCGCTCGGCGTGCGCTGGATCTCGGGGCAGGTTCCGGTAGCCTGTCGGCTGCCCTGCTGGCTCGTGCGCCCACGGTGAGCGTGGATCTGTTGGACGTGGACGAAGCGATGCTGGAGCTGGCACGCGCTCGGCTGGCCCGCCATGGCGACCGCGCCCGCTTCGTAGCCCGCTCCTTCCTGGAGCCCATCCCGCCCGCGGACGCCGTCATGGCCTCGCTGGCCCTGCATCACGTCCCGACGCTGGCGGAGAAGGAGGCGCTCTACGGCCGCATCTTCGACGCGCTTCCTTCGGGGGGCGTCTTCGTGTGCGGGGACGTCACGATTCCCCAGACCCGCAGCGAGCGGGACGCCACGTACCGGGAGTGGGTGGACCACATGGTGACGTCTGGGATCGATGAGGAGCGCTGCTGGACGCTCTTCGACGAGTGGGCTCGCGAGGACACCTACTTTCCCTTGGACCAGGAGCTCGAGGCGCTCGGGCGCGCCGGATTCGACGCGCGTCTGATGTGGCGGCTGGGTCCCACCACCGTCTGGATGGGGCAACGCTCGTGA
- a CDS encoding MATE family efflux transporter — translation MSDRQRPGGRTRTFDRSIVEGPVLKAVWKIAWPTMLQNMIGGLQGIVDHIMVGRYVGFTGNAAIGVSWQIFLVVIVFISSLFAGMGILVARFAGQGDHDKVNRTVYQAFLTAVFLSVLVLAPIGLLLAPSLLDLVNAAPAVKAEALPYLRLLFLFSFGMLIFFMLGGALRAAGDARTPLRYGLVVTVLNIVLNVIFIRGLGPIPAYGTLGAAMGTVIATWSMAIVALVQLRRERWVVGFPKGMSLKPDGEVIRSLFRFGLPTGVQGVAMNVAGVLLLRFIGSLEQSAEAQAAYAVAYTELFSLITWTSVGLMGATSAVVGQNLGAKHPERAIQAVHGAARIGLGVAVTVGALFLFLPEALLGLFGMTEPVVVGLGLQLLRFLSLSGLFITVALTYTGGLQGSGDTKSPLYISIVSQIVIPLGLCFVLQQTRGLRPGDVWLAILLGHITRALLSVVRFRQGKWRHIVVDIESRPGAARG, via the coding sequence GTGAGCGACCGTCAACGACCGGGAGGACGGACGCGCACCTTCGATCGTTCCATCGTCGAGGGCCCCGTGCTGAAGGCGGTCTGGAAGATCGCCTGGCCCACCATGCTGCAGAACATGATCGGCGGGCTGCAGGGCATCGTCGACCACATCATGGTCGGGCGCTACGTGGGATTCACCGGGAACGCTGCCATCGGCGTGAGCTGGCAGATCTTCCTGGTGGTGATCGTCTTCATCTCCTCGCTCTTCGCGGGGATGGGCATCCTGGTGGCGCGCTTCGCCGGGCAAGGCGATCACGACAAGGTGAACCGCACCGTCTATCAGGCCTTCCTCACCGCGGTCTTCCTCTCCGTGCTCGTGCTGGCCCCGATCGGCCTGCTGCTCGCGCCCTCGTTGCTGGATCTCGTCAACGCCGCACCCGCAGTCAAAGCGGAGGCCCTGCCGTACCTGCGGCTGTTGTTCCTCTTCAGCTTCGGCATGCTGATCTTCTTCATGCTGGGGGGCGCGCTGCGCGCCGCCGGCGACGCCCGCACGCCGCTGCGCTACGGCCTGGTCGTCACGGTGCTGAACATCGTGCTGAACGTGATCTTCATCCGTGGTCTGGGCCCGATCCCGGCCTACGGTACCTTGGGCGCCGCCATGGGCACGGTCATCGCAACCTGGTCGATGGCCATCGTGGCCTTGGTGCAGCTCAGACGCGAGCGCTGGGTGGTGGGCTTCCCCAAGGGAATGTCACTGAAACCCGACGGTGAGGTGATCCGCTCGCTGTTCCGCTTCGGGCTCCCCACGGGCGTCCAGGGCGTGGCCATGAACGTCGCGGGTGTGTTGCTGCTGCGCTTCATCGGCTCGCTGGAGCAGAGCGCGGAGGCACAGGCCGCCTACGCGGTCGCGTATACCGAGCTGTTCTCGCTCATCACCTGGACGTCGGTGGGGCTGATGGGCGCCACCTCGGCCGTGGTGGGACAGAATCTGGGCGCCAAGCACCCGGAGCGCGCGATCCAGGCCGTGCATGGCGCCGCTCGCATCGGACTGGGCGTGGCCGTCACGGTGGGGGCACTCTTCCTGTTCCTGCCGGAGGCACTGCTCGGGCTGTTCGGCATGACCGAGCCAGTGGTGGTGGGGCTCGGCTTGCAGTTGCTACGCTTCCTCAGCCTCTCGGGGCTCTTCATCACGGTGGCCCTCACCTACACCGGCGGCTTGCAGGGAAGCGGCGACACCAAGAGCCCGCTCTACATCTCCATCGTCTCCCAGATCGTGATTCCGTTGGGGCTCTGCTTCGTGCTCCAGCAGACGCGCGGCCTCCGGCCCGGAGACGTGTGGCTCGCCATCCTGCTCGGTCACATCACGCGAGCCCTGCTGTCGGTGGTTCGCTTCCGCCAGGGGAAGTGGCGGCACATCGTGGTGGACATCGAGTCCCGACCCGGCGCAGCGCGCGGATGA
- a CDS encoding helix-turn-helix transcriptional regulator yields MPLNPRDLMILAVLAEQPLHGYGIIKAVEARSRSGVQLDPANLYRALRRMSGEGWVAEVEADGDERRRTYSLSADGRVVLAAELRRLEHLLAEARPLVADG; encoded by the coding sequence GTGCCGCTGAACCCGCGCGACCTGATGATCCTGGCCGTCCTGGCGGAGCAGCCGCTCCACGGCTACGGAATCATCAAAGCCGTGGAGGCCCGCTCCCGCTCGGGCGTTCAACTCGACCCTGCCAACCTCTACCGCGCGCTACGACGGATGTCGGGGGAAGGCTGGGTGGCCGAGGTGGAGGCCGATGGGGACGAACGCCGGCGGACGTACTCCCTCAGCGCCGACGGCCGGGTGGTCCTGGCGGCCGAGCTGCGCCGGCTCGAGCACCTGCTCGCCGAGGCTCGTCCCCTCGTAGCCGACGGATAG
- a CDS encoding ADOP family duplicated permease, protein MSVPGLYERLLRLFPASFRDRHAAEAAATFRALWAEATVDRQRTRLALRCFGRLPGALLSEWLSHLGAPRSPHLLRVRELVMDRWTRNLRVALRSLARAPSFTWTVVLLLGLGVGAVTTIATIVDHVILRALPYPAADRLVYLEHGSHSGPLFHELGDFQTVEQWGGAYTDDVNLVGNGPPERLERASVTEDFFSLFGASALRGRLLRPDDDPSSGAVVLSESTWRQLWGADPDLVGRTISLDGSPALVVGILDGSFATPEALVGQHIDVWKPVDWSAEAFSSHDYSVLEVAGRLAPGTTAAAAQAEMDALMVAMAPVDNNYRLRDSDAPKEIPLTPLAEVTVQRVRQGLSLLFGAVAILLLVACANVANLFLARGLERQQEMSVRHALGAGRLRLVEQLLAESLVLGLVGGLLGVALSALGLRTFLALNPQTLPREASVHLDLRVLGFAAALGVLTALTFGLLPALRAARENLAGAVRGATRTATEGRGVRTLRSGLVVAEVALSLTLVAGAGLLLRSFLEVQGQSLGIDPSHVWAVPVTPAETGTTEEWLRDMEAIRTALSEVPGARSATVGLTVPMQMTGGRRCCWSREIEVAGRDEVRVMLHPVSAEYFNTFQLAVLAGRGWDRAESTADPAPIVISEPLATVLYGSAAAAVGQTLDVGFSALITGVAADDRHYGAEYEHGPALYLPLEQLPFVVDRATFAVRMEPSATDVPRQLRDAVWSVAPGLPVPAVRSLEDMVREANAGRRFDSALFGSLAALALLLAAGGLYGLLLYVAGRRRRDLAIRLALGASRGHIERSLLLGGLGLTGLGVLLGLGGAWVSGRLLANRLWGVDTHDLPTMVGSALLLLTTAVVASWLPARRAGRTDPLETLRQE, encoded by the coding sequence GTGAGCGTCCCCGGCCTGTACGAGCGGCTCCTGCGGCTCTTCCCGGCGTCCTTTCGCGATCGTCACGCCGCCGAGGCGGCGGCCACGTTCCGGGCGCTCTGGGCCGAGGCCACGGTCGACCGCCAGCGCACCCGCCTGGCGCTCCGCTGTTTCGGGCGCCTGCCTGGTGCGCTCCTCTCCGAGTGGCTGTCGCATCTCGGCGCCCCCCGCTCCCCCCACCTGCTCCGCGTCAGGGAACTCGTCATGGACCGCTGGACCCGCAACCTGCGCGTCGCGCTGCGCTCCCTGGCCCGTGCTCCCTCCTTCACCTGGACCGTGGTCCTCCTGTTGGGCCTGGGGGTGGGAGCCGTCACCACCATCGCGACCATCGTCGATCACGTGATCCTGCGGGCGCTTCCCTACCCAGCGGCGGATCGGCTCGTCTACCTGGAGCACGGCTCCCATTCCGGTCCCCTCTTCCACGAGCTCGGTGACTTCCAGACGGTCGAGCAGTGGGGCGGCGCATACACCGACGACGTCAACCTTGTGGGGAACGGCCCTCCGGAGCGGCTGGAGCGCGCCTCCGTCACGGAGGACTTCTTCTCGTTGTTCGGAGCGTCGGCCCTGCGGGGCCGCCTGCTCCGTCCCGACGACGATCCGTCCAGCGGCGCGGTGGTGCTCTCGGAGTCCACCTGGCGGCAGTTGTGGGGGGCCGATCCGGATCTGGTCGGACGCACGATCTCCCTGGACGGGTCGCCCGCGCTGGTGGTGGGGATCCTGGACGGAAGCTTCGCGACGCCGGAGGCCCTGGTCGGGCAGCACATCGACGTGTGGAAACCCGTGGACTGGAGCGCCGAAGCGTTCAGCTCCCACGACTACTCGGTGCTGGAAGTGGCCGGCCGCCTGGCGCCGGGAACGACCGCGGCCGCGGCCCAGGCCGAGATGGACGCACTGATGGTGGCGATGGCCCCCGTCGACAACAACTACCGGCTGCGCGACAGCGACGCCCCGAAGGAGATCCCGCTGACGCCACTCGCAGAGGTGACGGTGCAGCGGGTGCGCCAGGGCCTGTCGCTGCTGTTCGGGGCCGTCGCCATCTTGTTGCTGGTAGCCTGCGCGAACGTGGCCAACCTGTTCCTGGCGCGCGGACTGGAGCGACAACAGGAGATGTCGGTGCGGCACGCGCTCGGTGCCGGTCGTCTGCGCCTGGTGGAACAGTTGCTCGCCGAGAGCCTCGTGCTGGGGTTGGTCGGCGGACTCCTGGGCGTGGCCCTGTCGGCGCTGGGGCTGCGCACCTTCCTGGCCCTGAACCCCCAGACCCTGCCTCGCGAAGCGTCCGTGCACCTTGATCTACGCGTGCTGGGCTTCGCCGCGGCGCTGGGCGTGTTGACGGCGCTGACGTTCGGGCTGCTGCCGGCACTGCGGGCCGCGCGGGAGAACCTGGCAGGGGCCGTGCGCGGCGCTACCCGCACCGCGACGGAGGGCCGCGGAGTCCGCACGCTGCGCTCCGGCCTGGTGGTCGCGGAGGTTGCGCTATCGCTCACGCTGGTGGCGGGGGCCGGCCTGCTGCTGCGCAGCTTCCTCGAGGTGCAAGGACAGTCCCTCGGCATCGATCCCAGTCATGTATGGGCAGTCCCGGTGACGCCCGCGGAGACGGGCACCACCGAGGAATGGCTCAGGGACATGGAAGCCATCCGGACCGCGCTCTCCGAGGTGCCCGGAGCCCGGAGCGCTACGGTCGGCCTCACGGTTCCCATGCAGATGACCGGGGGGCGTCGCTGCTGCTGGTCCCGCGAGATCGAAGTCGCCGGCCGGGACGAGGTGCGGGTGATGCTCCATCCGGTCAGCGCCGAGTACTTCAACACCTTCCAGCTCGCGGTGCTGGCCGGGCGTGGGTGGGACCGCGCCGAGTCCACGGCCGACCCCGCGCCGATCGTGATCTCCGAGCCGCTGGCCACCGTGCTCTACGGTTCGGCCGCAGCGGCGGTGGGTCAGACGCTCGACGTGGGCTTCTCCGCGCTCATCACCGGGGTCGCCGCCGACGACCGCCACTATGGGGCCGAGTACGAACACGGACCGGCGCTGTACCTCCCGCTGGAACAGCTCCCCTTCGTGGTCGACCGCGCGACCTTCGCAGTACGCATGGAGCCCTCCGCCACCGATGTGCCACGCCAGCTTCGGGACGCGGTCTGGTCGGTGGCCCCCGGGCTGCCGGTTCCCGCGGTTCGCTCCCTCGAGGACATGGTCCGGGAGGCCAACGCCGGCCGCCGCTTCGATTCGGCCTTGTTCGGCTCGCTGGCGGCGCTCGCGCTGCTGTTGGCGGCGGGAGGGCTGTACGGGCTTCTGCTCTACGTGGCGGGCCGCCGGCGGCGGGATCTGGCCATTCGGCTGGCCCTGGGGGCGTCGCGCGGGCACATCGAGCGCTCCCTTCTCCTGGGTGGGCTGGGCCTCACCGGCCTCGGCGTGCTGTTGGGACTCGGCGGCGCCTGGGTCTCGGGCCGCCTGCTCGCCAACCGACTCTGGGGGGTCGACACCCACGACCTGCCCACGATGGTCGGATCGGCACTCCTTCTCCTGACCACTGCGGTGGTGGCGAGCTGGCTCCCGGCTCGGCGAGCGGGTCGCACGGACCCGCTCGAGACGCTGCGGCAGGAGTAG
- a CDS encoding 6-bladed beta-propeller — MIAVERWDTVFALGSVDPTDTTLVSPSEIEVWNDQIAVLEGLARRIQSFDARTGRRRWSYGREGRGPGELAQPFNMWIDESDNLRVWDDRNRKQLVLDQRGEFFEEIYYRELWGLSTSPTGFGQRMVWTQLQPGRPAMITDIESHELVDSVTVEWPVPPSVDFKPELLTKTAASPSAWAAGLYSGPFFAVGTPVGVKVHPLIEPIPYTRAPGAWFATDPRADSSYYGARDIAIADSRVFILSGGRPKRAAHASQPTTMIDVYSLDGEYLHSYRLPFDGAALATRDGRTFYVATLVQGSYPHIFGLRPAD, encoded by the coding sequence GTGATCGCGGTTGAGCGCTGGGATACTGTCTTTGCCCTTGGTTCCGTCGATCCGACCGACACGACTCTGGTTTCCCCGAGTGAGATCGAGGTATGGAACGATCAGATCGCCGTCCTGGAGGGACTAGCTCGCCGAATCCAAAGCTTCGACGCTCGAACGGGTCGTCGGCGCTGGTCGTATGGTCGTGAGGGACGTGGCCCGGGGGAGCTGGCGCAGCCTTTCAACATGTGGATCGACGAGAGCGACAATCTCCGGGTGTGGGATGATCGCAATCGAAAGCAGTTGGTGCTTGACCAGCGCGGCGAGTTCTTTGAAGAAATCTACTATCGGGAGCTGTGGGGCCTGTCTACGAGCCCCACTGGATTCGGCCAGCGCATGGTTTGGACACAATTGCAGCCGGGTCGCCCGGCGATGATCACCGATATCGAGAGCCATGAGCTTGTCGATTCGGTGACGGTCGAGTGGCCAGTTCCGCCGTCAGTCGACTTCAAGCCCGAGCTCCTCACCAAGACGGCCGCATCGCCGTCCGCATGGGCCGCTGGCTTGTATTCGGGTCCCTTCTTCGCAGTTGGGACGCCCGTGGGCGTGAAGGTGCACCCGCTCATTGAGCCGATTCCCTACACGAGAGCGCCGGGCGCTTGGTTCGCAACGGATCCAAGGGCGGACAGCTCCTACTACGGCGCGCGCGACATCGCGATCGCCGATTCAAGGGTGTTCATTCTGTCGGGCGGCCGACCAAAGCGGGCCGCTCACGCGAGCCAGCCTACGACGATGATCGACGTATACTCCCTGGACGGGGAGTATCTGCACAGCTACCGACTGCCATTCGATGGTGCGGCTCTCGCAACGAGGGACGGTCGGACGTTCTATGTGGCCACGCTCGTGCAGGGCTCCTACCCCCACATCTTCGGGTTACGACCTGCGGACTAG
- the trmD gene encoding tRNA (guanosine(37)-N1)-methyltransferase TrmD, whose translation MRINIVTIFPTFFDTPLSLSIPGRVRKAGLADVHVVDLRDFTHDRHRTVDDVPYGGGAGMVMKPEPFFEAVDQLAPSGPIVLLSARGRAFRHADAVRFSVQEELTLLCGHYKDVDQRVADHLATEELSLGPFVLSGGEIAALAVTDAVLRLLPGALGDHESASSDSYYEEEHVSAPSYTRPPEYRGHRVPEVLLSGDHARIAEWRRQAAAEAEARRNAGDS comes from the coding sequence ATGCGCATCAACATCGTCACCATCTTCCCGACCTTCTTCGACACACCGCTTTCCCTCTCCATCCCGGGACGGGTGCGCAAGGCCGGGCTGGCGGACGTGCATGTGGTCGATCTGCGTGATTTCACGCACGACCGCCACCGCACGGTGGACGATGTGCCGTACGGTGGGGGCGCCGGCATGGTGATGAAGCCCGAGCCCTTCTTCGAGGCGGTCGATCAGCTCGCCCCCTCGGGACCCATCGTGCTGCTCTCCGCGCGGGGCCGTGCCTTCCGACACGCGGATGCGGTCCGCTTCTCGGTGCAGGAGGAGCTGACCCTGCTCTGCGGGCACTACAAGGACGTCGACCAGCGTGTCGCCGATCATCTGGCCACCGAAGAGCTGTCCCTCGGTCCCTTCGTGCTGTCCGGGGGGGAGATCGCGGCGCTGGCCGTCACCGACGCCGTGCTACGCCTGCTCCCCGGTGCGCTCGGCGACCACGAGTCCGCGTCTTCCGACTCGTACTACGAGGAAGAGCATGTGAGCGCGCCCTCCTACACGCGCCCGCCGGAGTACCGGGGGCATCGGGTGCCGGAGGTGCTGCTCTCCGGGGATCACGCCAGGATCGCGGAGTGGCGTCGCCAGGCCGCGGCGGAGGCTGAGGCGCGGAGGAACGCTGGTGACTCGTGA